A genomic window from Streptomyces sp. NBC_00234 includes:
- a CDS encoding cellulose-binding protein codes for MSDPSSPFGFELVRRGYDRGQVDDRITKLVADRDSALARITSLEKRIEELHLETQNAQAQVNDAEPSYAGLGARVEKILRLAEEEAKDLREEARRAAEQHRELAESAAQQVRNDAESFAAERKAKAEDEGVRIVEKAKGEATTLRTEAQKDAQQKREEADALFEETRAKAAQAAADFETNLAKRREQSERDLASRQAKAEKRLAEIEHRAEQLRLEAEKLRTDAERRARQTVETAQRQAEDIVADANAKADRIRSESERELAALTNRRDSINAQLTNVREMLATLTGAAVAAAGSPVDDEPATRGVPAQQTR; via the coding sequence ATGAGTGACCCTTCCTCCCCCTTCGGCTTCGAGCTCGTGCGACGTGGTTACGACCGCGGTCAGGTGGACGACCGCATTACCAAGCTCGTCGCCGACCGTGATAGTGCTCTGGCCCGAATCACCTCTCTGGAAAAGCGCATCGAGGAGCTCCACCTCGAAACGCAGAACGCCCAGGCCCAGGTAAACGACGCCGAGCCGTCGTACGCCGGGCTGGGTGCGCGCGTCGAGAAGATCCTCCGCCTCGCCGAGGAGGAGGCGAAGGACCTGCGCGAGGAGGCCCGTCGCGCCGCCGAGCAGCACCGCGAGCTGGCCGAGTCGGCCGCCCAGCAGGTGCGCAACGACGCGGAGTCGTTCGCCGCCGAGCGCAAGGCGAAGGCCGAGGACGAGGGCGTTCGCATCGTCGAGAAGGCCAAGGGTGAGGCGACCACGCTGCGCACCGAGGCGCAGAAGGACGCCCAGCAGAAGCGCGAGGAGGCCGACGCCCTCTTCGAGGAGACCCGCGCCAAGGCCGCCCAGGCCGCCGCGGACTTCGAGACGAACCTGGCGAAGCGCCGCGAGCAGTCGGAGCGCGATCTCGCGTCCCGTCAGGCGAAGGCCGAGAAGCGTCTCGCCGAGATCGAGCACCGCGCCGAGCAGCTCCGCCTGGAGGCCGAGAAGCTCCGCACGGACGCCGAGCGCAGGGCCCGTCAGACGGTGGAGACGGCGCAGCGCCAGGCCGAGGACATCGTGGCCGACGCGAACGCCAAGGCCGACCGCATCCGCAGCGAATCGGAGCGCGAGCTGGCGGCGCTCACCAACCGCCGCGACTCGATCAACGCTCAGCTGACCAACGTCCGCGAGATGCTGGCGACGCTGACCGGTGCCGCGGTGGCCGCCGCCGGCTCCCCGGTGGACGACGAGCCCGCCACCCGCGGGGTTCCGGCTCAGCAGACCCGCTGA
- the scy gene encoding polarized growth protein Scy produces the protein MRGYERQESHRAEDDHLSRFEAEMDRLKTDREKAVQHAEDLGYQVEVLRAKLHEARRNLASRPAYDSADIGYQAEQLLRNAQIQADQLRTDAERELRDARAQTQRILQEHAEHQARLQAELHTEAVQRRQRLDQELAERRQTVESHVNENVAWAEQLRARTESQARRLLEESRAEAEQSLSAARAEATRLADETRQRLGSEAESARSEAEAILLRARRDAERLINAASDQAQEATSHAEQLRSSTTAETQQTRQQTTELNRAAEQRMQEAETQLREARLEAEKVVSEAKEAAVKRLAGAESQNEQRTRTAKSEIARLVGEATKDAEALKAEAEQALADARAEADRLTSEASEKARTAAAEDAAAQLAKAARTAEEVLTKASEDARSTTRAAGEEAERIRHEAEAEADRLRGEAAEQADQLKGAAKDDTKEYRAKTVELQEEARRLRGEAEQLRSEAVAEGERIRGEARREALQQIEEGARTAEELLAKAKADADELRTSAGTEGERVRSEAAERATALRKQAEETLERALAEAERLRTEAEEQAGSTTAAAEQAAAELREETERAVAARQTDAADELTRLHTEAEKRVTAAEEALGEARTEAERVRLEANEEAERLRAEAAERLRTLREQAETEAERLRTEAAADAAQSRAEGESVAVRLRSEAAAEAERLKTEAQDGADRVRAEAAAAAERVGTEAAEALAAAQEEANRRRREAEETLGAARAEADQERERAREQSEELLASARKRVEEAQTEAHRLVEEADRRATEMVSAAEQTAQQVRDSVSGLQEQAEEEIAGLRSTAEHVAERTRTEAQEEADRVRADAYAERERATEDANRVRRVANEEAEAAKVLAERTVSEAITESERLRADTSEYSQRIRTEASDALASAEQDASRSRAEARDDANRIRSEAATQADLLVGEATNESERIRTETTAQAERLVREATEEAERLRAEVAEQTTQLLGEATNEAERLRAEAAETVGSAQEHATRTRTESERVRADAESATEQMRSEARQEADRMLDEAREAAAKRRADAAEQADQLINKAQEEALRAATEAEEQADTMVGAARKEAVRITSDATVEGNTLVERARTDADELLVGARRDATATRERAEELRTRLESEIEELHERARRETSEQMKTAGERVDKLMKAATEQRDEAAAKAKELLADANSEAGKVRIAAVKRAESLLKEAELKKASLIAQAEKLRAEAEAEAKQTVDEGRRELDVLVRRREDINAEISRVQDVLEALESFEAPTGGGKTANGSTPGGVKAGAAAANRSGGKSSEG, from the coding sequence GTGCGGGGCTACGAACGCCAGGAGAGCCACCGAGCTGAAGACGACCATCTCTCGCGGTTCGAAGCCGAGATGGACCGGCTGAAAACCGACCGGGAGAAGGCCGTCCAGCACGCCGAGGACCTCGGTTACCAGGTCGAGGTCTTGCGTGCCAAGCTGCACGAGGCACGGCGCAATCTGGCGAGCCGTCCCGCGTACGACAGCGCGGACATCGGCTACCAGGCCGAGCAGCTGCTCCGTAATGCCCAGATCCAGGCCGACCAGTTGCGCACCGACGCCGAGCGCGAACTGCGCGACGCCCGTGCGCAGACGCAGCGGATCCTCCAGGAGCACGCGGAGCACCAGGCCCGTCTCCAGGCGGAGTTGCACACCGAGGCCGTGCAACGGCGCCAGCGGCTCGACCAGGAACTGGCGGAGCGCCGCCAGACCGTCGAGTCCCACGTCAACGAGAACGTCGCCTGGGCCGAGCAGCTGCGCGCCCGCACCGAGTCGCAGGCCCGCAGGCTCCTGGAGGAGTCCCGCGCCGAGGCCGAGCAGTCCCTCTCGGCGGCCCGCGCCGAAGCCACCCGTCTCGCGGACGAGACCCGTCAACGGCTGGGCTCCGAGGCCGAGTCGGCCCGCTCCGAAGCCGAAGCGATCCTGCTGCGGGCCCGCAGGGACGCCGAGCGTCTGATCAACGCGGCCTCGGACCAGGCGCAGGAGGCCACCTCCCACGCCGAGCAGCTGCGTAGCTCGACGACGGCGGAGACCCAGCAGACCCGGCAGCAGACCACCGAGCTGAACCGGGCAGCCGAGCAGCGCATGCAGGAGGCCGAGACGCAGCTGCGCGAGGCCCGCCTGGAGGCCGAGAAGGTCGTCTCCGAGGCGAAGGAGGCCGCGGTCAAGCGGCTGGCCGGCGCCGAGTCGCAGAACGAACAGCGCACCCGTACGGCCAAGTCGGAGATCGCCCGGCTGGTCGGCGAGGCCACGAAGGACGCCGAGGCGCTCAAGGCGGAGGCGGAGCAGGCGCTCGCCGATGCCCGCGCCGAGGCGGACCGGCTCACGTCCGAGGCGTCCGAGAAGGCCCGCACCGCGGCAGCCGAGGACGCGGCGGCCCAGCTCGCCAAGGCCGCCAGGACGGCCGAGGAGGTGCTGACCAAGGCGTCCGAGGACGCCAGGTCCACCACCCGGGCGGCGGGCGAGGAAGCCGAGCGCATCCGCCACGAGGCCGAGGCCGAGGCCGACCGGCTGCGCGGCGAGGCCGCCGAGCAGGCCGACCAGCTCAAGGGCGCCGCCAAGGACGACACCAAGGAGTACCGGGCCAAGACGGTCGAGTTGCAGGAGGAGGCGCGCAGGCTGCGCGGCGAGGCCGAGCAGCTGCGTTCCGAGGCGGTCGCCGAGGGCGAGCGCATCCGCGGCGAGGCCCGCCGCGAGGCCCTCCAGCAGATCGAGGAGGGTGCGCGCACCGCCGAGGAGCTGCTGGCCAAGGCCAAGGCGGACGCCGACGAGCTGCGTACGTCCGCGGGCACCGAGGGCGAGCGGGTCCGCTCCGAGGCGGCCGAGCGTGCCACCGCGCTGCGCAAGCAGGCGGAGGAGACCCTGGAGCGCGCCCTCGCCGAGGCCGAGCGGCTGCGGACCGAGGCCGAGGAGCAGGCCGGGTCCACCACGGCCGCCGCCGAGCAGGCGGCAGCAGAGCTGCGCGAGGAGACCGAGCGCGCGGTCGCCGCCCGGCAGACCGACGCCGCCGACGAGCTCACCCGGCTGCACACCGAGGCCGAGAAGCGGGTCACGGCCGCCGAGGAGGCCCTCGGCGAGGCCCGCACCGAGGCGGAGCGGGTGCGCCTCGAAGCGAACGAGGAGGCCGAGCGGCTGCGCGCGGAGGCCGCCGAGCGGCTCCGCACCCTCCGGGAGCAGGCCGAGACCGAGGCCGAGCGGCTGCGCACCGAAGCCGCCGCCGACGCCGCGCAGTCCCGTGCGGAGGGCGAGTCCGTCGCCGTACGGCTGCGCAGTGAGGCAGCCGCCGAGGCGGAGCGGCTCAAGACCGAGGCGCAGGACGGCGCGGACCGGGTACGGGCCGAGGCCGCAGCCGCCGCCGAGCGGGTCGGTACGGAGGCCGCCGAGGCCCTCGCCGCCGCCCAGGAGGAGGCGAACCGGCGCCGCCGCGAGGCCGAGGAGACCCTCGGTGCCGCACGCGCCGAGGCGGACCAGGAGCGCGAGCGGGCCCGCGAGCAGAGCGAGGAGCTCCTCGCCTCCGCGCGCAAGCGCGTCGAGGAGGCGCAGACCGAGGCCCACCGCCTGGTCGAGGAGGCGGACCGCCGGGCGACCGAGATGGTCTCCGCCGCCGAGCAGACCGCTCAGCAGGTACGGGACTCCGTCTCCGGTCTCCAGGAGCAGGCCGAGGAGGAGATCGCGGGGCTGCGCTCCACCGCCGAGCACGTCGCGGAGCGCACCAGGACCGAGGCGCAGGAGGAGGCCGACCGGGTCCGCGCCGACGCCTACGCCGAGCGGGAGCGGGCCACCGAGGACGCCAACCGGGTCCGCCGCGTCGCCAACGAGGAGGCCGAGGCCGCGAAGGTACTGGCCGAGCGCACGGTCTCCGAGGCGATCACCGAGTCCGAGCGGCTGCGCGCGGACACCTCGGAGTACAGCCAGCGGATCCGTACGGAGGCGTCCGACGCCCTCGCCTCGGCCGAGCAGGACGCCTCGCGCTCCCGCGCCGAGGCCCGCGACGACGCCAACCGCATCCGCAGCGAGGCGGCCACCCAGGCCGACCTGCTCGTCGGCGAGGCGACGAACGAGAGCGAGCGGATCCGTACCGAGACGACCGCGCAGGCGGAGCGCCTCGTCCGGGAGGCCACCGAGGAAGCGGAGCGGCTGCGCGCGGAAGTCGCCGAGCAGACCACCCAGCTTCTGGGCGAGGCCACCAACGAGGCCGAGCGCCTGCGCGCGGAGGCGGCGGAGACCGTCGGTTCGGCCCAGGAGCACGCGACACGGACCCGTACCGAGTCCGAACGGGTGCGCGCCGACGCGGAGTCGGCGACCGAGCAGATGCGTTCGGAGGCCCGCCAGGAGGCGGACCGCATGCTCGACGAGGCACGCGAGGCCGCGGCGAAGCGCCGTGCCGACGCCGCCGAGCAGGCCGACCAGCTCATCAACAAGGCCCAGGAGGAGGCGCTGCGCGCCGCCACCGAGGCCGAGGAGCAGGCGGACACGATGGTCGGGGCGGCCCGCAAGGAGGCCGTACGGATCACCTCGGACGCGACGGTCGAGGGCAACACCCTGGTGGAGCGGGCCCGTACGGACGCCGACGAGCTGCTGGTCGGCGCACGCCGCGACGCCACGGCCACCCGGGAACGCGCCGAGGAGCTCCGGACCCGTCTGGAGAGCGAGATCGAGGAACTGCACGAGCGGGCCCGCCGCGAGACCTCCGAGCAGATGAAGACCGCCGGCGAGCGTGTCGACAAGCTGATGAAGGCGGCGACGGAGCAGCGCGACGAGGCCGCCGCGAAGGCCAAGGAGCTGCTGGCCGACGCGAATTCGGAAGCCGGCAAGGTCCGGATCGCCGCGGTGAAGCGCGCCGAGTCGCTCCTCAAGGAGGCCGAGCTCAAGAAGGCCAGCCTGATCGCCCAGGCCGAGAAGCTGCGCGCCGAGGCGGAGGCCGAGGCGAAGCAGACCGTGGACGAGGGCCGGCGTGAGCTCGATGTGCTCGTGCGCAGGCGCGAGGACATCAATGCGGAGATTTCCCGTGTCCAGGACGTGCTCGAAGCGTTGGAGTCTTTCGAGGCGCCGACGGGTGGCGGGAAGACGGCCAACGGAAGTACGCCCGGTGGCGTCAAGGCCGGAGCCGCCGCGGCCAACCGTTCGGGTGGCAAGTCGTCCGAGGGCTAG
- the mce gene encoding methylmalonyl-CoA epimerase has product MLTRIDHIGIACFDLDKTVEFYRSTYGFEVFHSEINEEQGVREAMLKINDTSDGGASYLQLLEPTREDSAVGKWLAKNGEGVHHIAFGTADVDGDAADIREKGVRVLYDEPRTGSMGSRITFLHPKDCHGVLTELVTSRTEH; this is encoded by the coding sequence ATGCTGACGCGAATCGACCACATCGGGATCGCCTGTTTCGACCTCGACAAAACCGTCGAGTTCTACCGCTCGACCTACGGGTTCGAAGTGTTCCACTCCGAGATCAACGAGGAGCAGGGCGTGCGGGAGGCCATGCTCAAGATCAACGATACGTCCGACGGCGGCGCCTCGTACCTCCAGCTGCTGGAGCCGACCCGCGAGGACTCGGCCGTGGGCAAGTGGCTGGCCAAGAACGGGGAGGGTGTCCACCACATCGCCTTCGGGACCGCGGACGTGGACGGGGACGCCGCGGACATCCGCGAGAAGGGCGTACGGGTGCTGTACGACGAGCCCCGGACCGGTTCCATGGGGTCCCGGATCACCTTCCTGCACCCCAAGGACTGCCACGGTGTCCTCACGGAACTGGTCACGTCCCGGACGGAGCACTGA
- a CDS encoding acetyl-CoA C-acetyltransferase — MSGTTGTTTSVIVAGARTPMGRLLGSLKSFSGADLGGVAIKAALDRAGIGGDQVEYVIMGQVLQAGAGQIPARQAAVKAGIPMNVPALTINKVCLSGLDAIALADQLIRAGEFDVVVAGGQESMTNAPHLLPKSREGYKYGAIEMLDAMAHDGLTDAFENIAMGESTEKHNTRLGLVRAAQDEIAALSHQRAAAAQKNGIFEAEITPVEIPQRKGDPILFSKDEGIRAETTVESLGKLRPAFAKDGTITAGTSSQISDGAAAVVVMSKAKAEELGLDWIAEIGAHGNVAGPDNSLQSQPSNAIRHALKKDGLDVADLDLIEINEAFAAVAVQSMKDLGVTPDKVNVNGGAIALGHPIGMSGARVVLHLALELKRRGGGTGAAALCGGGGQGDALIIRVPK, encoded by the coding sequence ATGTCAGGAACGACCGGTACCACCACCTCTGTGATCGTCGCGGGCGCCCGGACGCCCATGGGCCGCCTCCTCGGCTCCCTCAAGTCCTTCTCGGGAGCCGACCTCGGCGGCGTCGCCATCAAGGCCGCGCTGGACCGGGCCGGCATCGGCGGCGACCAGGTCGAGTACGTGATCATGGGCCAGGTGCTCCAGGCCGGGGCAGGGCAGATCCCGGCACGCCAGGCCGCGGTCAAGGCCGGAATCCCGATGAACGTCCCCGCGCTCACCATCAACAAGGTGTGTCTGTCCGGGCTCGACGCGATCGCGCTGGCCGACCAGCTGATCCGCGCCGGTGAGTTCGACGTCGTGGTCGCCGGTGGCCAGGAGTCCATGACGAACGCCCCGCACCTGCTGCCGAAGTCCCGTGAGGGCTACAAGTACGGTGCGATCGAGATGCTCGACGCGATGGCCCACGACGGTCTGACCGACGCCTTCGAGAACATCGCGATGGGTGAGTCCACCGAGAAGCACAACACCCGCCTCGGCCTCGTCCGCGCCGCCCAGGACGAGATCGCCGCGCTCTCCCACCAGCGTGCCGCCGCCGCCCAGAAGAACGGCATCTTCGAGGCCGAGATCACCCCGGTCGAGATCCCGCAGCGCAAGGGCGACCCGATCCTGTTCTCCAAGGACGAGGGCATCCGCGCCGAGACGACCGTCGAGTCGCTCGGCAAGCTGCGCCCGGCCTTCGCCAAGGACGGCACGATCACCGCGGGTACCTCCTCGCAGATCTCCGACGGCGCCGCCGCGGTCGTCGTCATGAGCAAGGCCAAGGCCGAGGAGCTCGGCCTGGACTGGATCGCCGAGATCGGTGCCCACGGCAACGTGGCGGGCCCGGACAACTCGCTCCAGTCGCAGCCGTCCAATGCGATCCGGCACGCCCTGAAGAAGGACGGGCTCGACGTCGCGGACCTCGACCTGATCGAGATCAACGAGGCGTTCGCCGCCGTCGCGGTCCAGTCCATGAAGGACCTCGGCGTCACGCCCGACAAGGTGAACGTCAACGGCGGCGCCATCGCGCTCGGCCACCCCATCGGGATGTCGGGCGCCCGCGTCGTCCTGCACCTCGCCCTGGAGCTGAAGCGCCGCGGCGGCGGCACCGGTGCCGCGGCCCTGTGCGGCGGCGGCGGTCAGGGCGACGCGCTGATCATCCGCGTACCCAAGTAG
- the meaB gene encoding methylmalonyl Co-A mutase-associated GTPase MeaB: MVDVPTLVEQAREGRPRAVARLISLVEGASPQLREVMAALAPLAGNAYVVGLTGSPGVGKSTSTSALVSAYRRAGKRVGVLAVDPSSPFSGGALLGDRIRMSDHASDPGVYIRSMATRGHLGGLAWSAPQAIRVLDAAGCDVILVETVGVGQSEVEIASQADTSVVLLAPGMGDGIQAAKAGILEIGDVYVVNKADRDGADATARELNHMLGLGETRGPGDWRPPIVKTVAARGEGIDEVVEALEKHRAWMEEHGVLTERRTARAAHEVETIAVTALRERIADLHGDRRLDALAERIVAGRLDPYAAADELVAGLTGRE; this comes from the coding sequence ATGGTGGACGTCCCCACCCTGGTCGAGCAGGCGCGGGAGGGCAGGCCGCGGGCCGTGGCCCGGCTGATCTCCCTGGTGGAGGGGGCTTCGCCGCAGCTGCGCGAGGTGATGGCGGCCCTGGCACCGCTGGCCGGGAACGCGTACGTCGTGGGCCTCACCGGTTCGCCGGGTGTCGGCAAGTCGACATCGACGTCGGCGCTGGTCTCCGCGTACCGGCGGGCCGGGAAGCGGGTCGGCGTCCTCGCCGTCGACCCGTCCTCGCCGTTCTCCGGGGGTGCGCTCCTCGGTGACCGGATCCGGATGTCGGACCACGCGTCCGACCCGGGCGTCTACATCCGTTCCATGGCCACCCGCGGCCATCTCGGCGGTCTCGCCTGGTCGGCCCCGCAGGCGATCCGGGTGCTGGACGCTGCGGGCTGCGACGTGATCCTGGTGGAGACGGTCGGTGTCGGTCAGTCGGAGGTGGAGATCGCCTCCCAGGCCGATACCTCCGTCGTCCTGCTGGCGCCCGGCATGGGCGACGGCATCCAGGCGGCGAAGGCCGGAATCCTGGAGATCGGCGACGTGTACGTGGTCAACAAGGCCGACCGGGACGGCGCCGACGCCACCGCCCGCGAGCTCAACCACATGCTGGGGCTCGGGGAGACCCGGGGGCCCGGCGACTGGCGCCCGCCGATCGTGAAGACGGTCGCGGCCCGGGGCGAGGGCATCGACGAGGTCGTGGAGGCCCTGGAGAAGCACCGGGCGTGGATGGAGGAGCACGGGGTGCTGACCGAGCGGCGCACCGCGCGTGCGGCCCACGAGGTCGAGACGATCGCCGTCACCGCCCTGCGCGAGCGGATCGCCGATCTCCACGGCGACCGCCGTCTGGACGCGCTCGCCGAGCGCATCGTGGCGGGCCGGCTCGACCCGTACGCCGCGGCCGACGAACTGGTGGCGGGGCTCACCGGCCGGGAGTGA
- a CDS encoding PepSY domain-containing protein — translation MKRNIAIAAVTAAVLVGGGAVATAAFADDDDRSGTSSAASSGTKAAGSGSTGGSGQDRGTVITVDQATAAALRAVPGTVTEAELDDEDGDDGNLVWELDVYGADKVWHDVKVDAVGAKVLADRKDDDNDDRDRHAPRSAAVSLNNAAGAALAERPGTVTSVDLDDDDDDDRRGGALRWDVDVQGKDGRGYELTVDARSGKVTVDLDDQDDHRDGDDD, via the coding sequence ATGAAGCGCAACATCGCCATCGCGGCGGTCACCGCGGCCGTACTCGTCGGCGGCGGAGCCGTCGCCACCGCCGCGTTCGCGGACGACGACGACCGCAGCGGTACGAGCAGCGCCGCGAGCAGCGGCACGAAGGCGGCCGGCAGCGGGAGCACCGGCGGAAGCGGCCAGGACAGGGGCACGGTGATCACCGTCGACCAGGCCACCGCCGCCGCGCTCCGGGCCGTCCCCGGCACGGTCACCGAGGCCGAACTGGACGACGAGGACGGTGACGACGGCAACCTCGTCTGGGAACTCGACGTCTACGGCGCCGACAAGGTCTGGCACGACGTGAAGGTGGACGCCGTCGGGGCGAAGGTGCTCGCCGACCGCAAGGACGACGACAACGACGACCGCGACCGGCACGCGCCCAGGTCCGCGGCCGTCTCCCTGAACAACGCGGCCGGCGCCGCGCTCGCCGAACGGCCCGGCACGGTGACGTCGGTCGATCTGGACGACGACGATGACGACGACCGTCGTGGCGGCGCACTGCGCTGGGACGTCGACGTCCAGGGCAAGGACGGCAGGGGGTACGAACTGACCGTCGACGCCCGCAGCGGGAAGGTCACGGTGGACCTGGACGACCAGGACGACCACCGCGACGGCGACGACGACTGA
- a CDS encoding response regulator transcription factor yields the protein MRLLIVEDEKRLAMSLAGGLTAEGFAVDVVHDGLEGLHRAGEGTYDLVVLDVMLPGMNGYRVCAALRAAGHEVPILMLTAKDGEYDEAEGLDTGADDYLTKPFSYVVLVARIRALLRRRGSGPASPVLAVGSLRMDTAARRVHRGEDEIALTAKEFAVLEQLALRAGAVVSKADILEHVWDFAYDGDPNIVEVYISTLRRKLGAVAIRTVRGAGYRLEAL from the coding sequence ATGCGTCTGTTGATCGTGGAGGACGAGAAGCGGCTGGCGATGTCCCTGGCCGGGGGACTCACCGCCGAGGGCTTCGCCGTGGATGTCGTGCACGACGGCCTCGAAGGGCTGCACCGGGCGGGGGAGGGGACGTACGACCTCGTCGTCCTCGACGTCATGCTGCCCGGCATGAACGGCTACCGGGTCTGCGCCGCCCTGCGCGCGGCCGGCCACGAGGTCCCCATCCTGATGCTGACCGCCAAGGACGGGGAGTACGACGAGGCGGAGGGGCTCGACACCGGCGCCGACGACTATCTGACCAAACCGTTCAGTTACGTCGTGCTGGTCGCCCGGATCAGGGCGCTGCTGCGCCGGCGCGGCAGCGGCCCGGCCTCGCCCGTCCTGGCGGTCGGCTCCCTGCGCATGGACACCGCCGCCCGGCGGGTCCACCGGGGCGAGGACGAGATCGCGCTGACCGCCAAGGAGTTCGCCGTACTGGAGCAGCTCGCCCTGCGGGCGGGCGCGGTGGTGAGCAAGGCGGACATCCTGGAGCACGTGTGGGACTTCGCCTACGACGGCGACCCGAACATCGTCGAGGTGTACATCAGCACCCTGCGGCGCAAGCTCGGCGCGGTTGCCATCCGTACGGTGCGGGGCGCCGGCTACCGGCTGGAGGCGCTGTGA
- a CDS encoding sensor histidine kinase — MRSVRARAALGATLVVAVALIAAGLAVLLVLRANLTDRAGLEAEVTAREVAGQLALDTPYDELGLEDEDDHPVQVTDEDGRLVAVSKDLEAVSGTGTEQVRPVPSARASGDDEDESEDDDDSRNDPARREVSSDEPDFANGTATVDGETADYRFATVEATNSAGLTLTVHAGAPLAAEQEAVSTVRGAMLTGLPVMLLVVAGVTWLVTRRALRPVEGIRRELAAITASEDLGRRVPEPGSRDEIARLARTTNETLTVLEASVGRQRRFVADASHELRSPIASLRTQLEVGAAHPELLDVPGAVADTVRLQDLAADLLLLARLDAGEQPGRAAVDLGALVREEVSQRTGDRVPVTVSVADSGPLEVKGSRGQLARVIGNLLDNAERHTERAVTVSVSADRDAVLVEVTDDGAGVPEAERERIFERFVRLDDARSRDEGGAGLGLAIARDVAARHGGTLTVDRAPEGGALFRLRLPRSV, encoded by the coding sequence GTGAGGTCCGTACGGGCCAGGGCCGCGCTCGGCGCCACCCTGGTCGTCGCGGTCGCGCTGATCGCCGCCGGGCTCGCCGTGCTCCTCGTCCTGCGCGCCAACCTCACCGACCGCGCGGGGCTGGAGGCGGAGGTGACCGCCCGCGAGGTGGCCGGGCAGCTCGCCCTCGACACCCCGTACGACGAGCTCGGCCTGGAGGACGAGGACGACCATCCGGTGCAGGTGACGGACGAGGACGGACGGCTGGTCGCCGTGTCCAAGGACCTGGAGGCGGTCTCGGGGACCGGCACGGAGCAGGTCCGCCCGGTCCCGTCGGCGCGGGCGTCCGGCGACGACGAGGACGAGAGCGAGGACGACGACGACAGCCGCAACGACCCGGCGCGCCGCGAAGTCTCCTCCGACGAACCGGACTTCGCGAACGGCACCGCGACCGTCGACGGCGAGACGGCGGACTACCGGTTCGCGACGGTCGAGGCGACGAACTCCGCCGGACTGACCCTGACCGTCCACGCGGGCGCCCCGCTGGCGGCCGAGCAGGAGGCCGTGAGCACCGTGCGCGGGGCCATGCTGACGGGCCTGCCCGTCATGCTGCTCGTCGTCGCAGGGGTGACCTGGCTGGTGACCCGGCGCGCGCTGCGCCCGGTCGAGGGCATCCGGCGGGAACTGGCCGCGATCACCGCGTCCGAGGACCTGGGCCGGCGGGTGCCGGAGCCCGGCTCGCGCGACGAGATCGCCAGGCTGGCCCGCACCACCAACGAGACGCTGACCGTGCTGGAAGCCTCGGTGGGCCGGCAGCGGCGCTTCGTCGCGGACGCCTCGCACGAGCTGCGGAGCCCGATCGCCTCGCTCCGCACCCAGCTGGAGGTGGGCGCGGCCCATCCGGAACTGCTGGATGTTCCGGGGGCGGTCGCCGACACCGTACGGCTTCAGGACCTGGCCGCCGATCTGCTCCTGCTCGCCCGCCTGGACGCGGGGGAGCAGCCGGGGCGGGCGGCGGTCGATCTGGGCGCCCTGGTACGGGAGGAGGTGTCGCAGCGCACGGGCGACCGGGTTCCGGTCACGGTGTCCGTTGCGGACTCGGGCCCGCTCGAAGTGAAGGGTTCGCGCGGGCAGTTGGCCCGGGTGATCGGCAACCTGCTGGACAACGCCGAGCGGCATACGGAGCGTGCGGTGACCGTCTCGGTGTCGGCGGACCGTGACGCCGTGCTCGTCGAGGTCACGGACGACGGGGCAGGCGTTCCGGAGGCGGAGCGGGAGCGGATCTTCGAGCGGTTCGTGCGACTGGACGACGCCCGCAGCCGGGACGAGGGCGGGGCGGGTCTGGGGCTCGCCATCGCCCGGGACGTGGCGGCCCGCCACGGCGGCACCCTGACGGTGGACCGTGCGCCGGAGGGCGGCGCACTGTTCCGGCTCCGGCTTCCCCGGTCCGTCTGA
- a CDS encoding MarR family winged helix-turn-helix transcriptional regulator encodes METETATRWLSDAEQCAWRTHLDVNRLLTHQLEKDLQPFGLTMNDYEILVNLSESDDQRMRMSDLAASTLQSKSRLSHQITRMETAGLVRRENCESDRRGLYAVLTELGSETMRKVAPHHVASVRKHFMDLLSPEALAELHTALAPIADHLRGRRGKP; translated from the coding sequence ATGGAGACCGAGACGGCCACTCGCTGGCTGAGCGATGCTGAGCAGTGCGCCTGGCGCACCCACCTGGACGTCAACAGGCTGCTGACGCACCAGCTGGAGAAGGACCTCCAGCCGTTCGGCCTGACCATGAACGACTACGAGATCCTGGTCAACCTGTCGGAGTCGGACGACCAGCGCATGCGGATGAGCGACCTCGCCGCGTCCACGCTCCAGTCCAAGAGCAGGCTCTCGCACCAGATCACCCGCATGGAGACGGCGGGCCTGGTCCGCCGCGAGAACTGCGAGTCCGACCGGCGCGGGCTGTACGCGGTACTGACCGAGCTCGGCTCGGAGACCATGCGGAAGGTCGCGCCGCACCATGTCGCGTCGGTACGCAAGCACTTCATGGACCTGCTGTCACCGGAGGCCCTGGCTGAGCTGCACACCGCGCTGGCCCCGATCGCGGACCATCTGCGCGGCCGGCGCGGCAAGCCGTAG